A region of Theileria annulata chromosome 2, complete sequence, *** SEQUENCING IN PROGRESS *** DNA encodes the following proteins:
- a CDS encoding DNA primase small subunit, putative (chr2.cand.454 - DNA primase small subunit;~chr2.cand.455 - score = 10.85), which produces MPIQADSVVTESNLRFYYKNFCPIKDLVRWIGYEDPSILKRREISLTLHRGDTTNATEIYLRWQTFESFESVFETLCNSDSVPFKFDIGAIYSNKISLMQLSGDFRPVEREIVFDIDMDDYDEFRTCCSDKKVCNKCWRYIKIAVELITITLKEDFGFVNVLWVYSGRRGIHCWVCDKTARQLPTEGRISIIEYLNLISDGFAKKVNLYAIDKHPLVLRAFHICYRNFKHLLAEQNFFSHKTHMKTLLDYVPERHSNVKRSINNCIENSQKRYNSVDFFNSICDMLNLTRPEDYVGKVEAGDFPGFFMEIIIAFSYPRLDVNVTKDMGHLLKSPFCVHAKTGTFTISSSNINNLGLGRICVPLDHENLDKFNPESVPTIGITMLYHSTTHISYTFFT; this is translated from the exons ATGCCCATTCAGGCAGATTCCGTCGTTACGGAATCCAATTTACGCTTTTACTACa AAAACTTTTGCCCTATCAAGGACTTGGTAAGATGGATAGGTTATGAAG ACCCTTCCATACTAAAGAGAAGAGAGATCTCACTCACTCTACACAGAGGAGATACCACAAACGCAACTGAAATATACTTGAGATGGcaa ACTTTTGAAAGCTTTGAGAGCGTTTTCGAAACTCTCTGTAACTCAGATTCTGTACCGTTCAAATTCGATATTG GTGCAATATATAGTAACAAGATATCATTGATGCAGCTGAGTGGAGATTTTAGGCCAGTAGAACGTGAAATAGTCTTCGACATAGATATGGATGACTACGACGAGTTTAGAACGTGCTGCTCTGATAAGAAGGTCTGCAATAAGTGCTGGAGATACATTAAGATCGCAGTAGAGTTGATAACGATTACTCTGAAAGAGGACTTTGGATTTGTTAATGTTCTTTGGGTGTACTCAGGGAGGCGTGGGATTCACTGCTGGGTGTGTGACAAGACAGCGAGACAATTGCCCACTGAGGGCAGAATTTCAATCATTGAGTACCTAAACTTGATTTCAGATGGCTTCGCAAAGAAGGTAAATCTCTATGCCATAGACAAACACCCTCTTGTCCTGAGGGCTTTTCACATTTGCTACCGTAACTTCAAGCACCTGCTGGCCGAACAAAATTTCTTCTCTCACAAAACTCACATGAAGACGCTCCTGGATTATGTTCCAGAAAGACACTCTAACGTTAAACGATCAATCAACAACTGTATTGAAAATTCTCAAA AAAGGTATAATTCAGTGGATTTTTTCAATAGCATTTGTGATATGCTAAATCTGACAAGGCCTGAGGATTACGTTGGAAAGGTGGAGGCTGGTGATTTCCCTGGGTTCTTCATGGAAATTATCATTGCGTTCTCTTACCCAAGACTTGACGTTAATGTTACCAAAGACATGGGACATCTGTTAAAGTCACCATTCTGTGTACATGCAAAAACAGGTACTTTTACAATTTCAAGctctaatattaataacttGGGTTTAGGGAGGATATGTGTGCCCTTGGACCACgaaaatttggataaatttaatccaGAATCAGTTCCGACCATAGGTATTACAATGCTATACCACTCAACAACACACATTAGTTACACATTCTTTACTTAA